From the genome of Miscanthus floridulus cultivar M001 chromosome 10, ASM1932011v1, whole genome shotgun sequence, one region includes:
- the LOC136486104 gene encoding long chain acyl-CoA synthetase 8-like yields the protein MGEVSDDNSNMSFLKRIATSDVPLLKEYGVNGVVIALLLAVVTPVLLSMMFGKKTKQRAVRADVGGEEGFAMRNSRFSSLVEVPWEGATTMAALFEMASKKYSRRRCLGMRKLIKREFVESSDGRKFEKLHLGEYEWDTYAEAFNRACNFASGLIKMGHNLDSRAAIFSDTRAEWIIAAQGCFRQNLTVVTIYASLGEDALVHSLNETQVSTLICDSNQLKKIPAISSKLQSLKHIIYIEDEPVEAETLNQVKHLTTLSFTEVEELGKTSHVDARLPSSSDTAVIMYTSGSTGLPKGVMITHGNIVATTAAVMTIVPNLGMNDVYLAYLPLAHVFELAAETVMLASGTAIGYGSALTMTDTSNKIKKGTKGDVSVLNPTLMISVPAILDRIRDAVFKKVGEKGGLTKKLFDFAYKRNLAAIEGSWFGSWAPERMIWDNIIYKPIRAMLGGRVRFVLCGGAPLSSDTQRFMNICLGVPVGQGYGLTETCAGAAFTEWDDTSVGRVGPPLPCCYVKLVSWEEGGYRISDSPMPRGEVVVVGHSITKGYFNNEAKTNEVYKVDERGIRWFYTGDIGQFHPDGCLEIIDRKKDIVKLQHGEYVSLGKVESALATSNYVENIMVYADPFHNYCVALVVPAHQALEKWAQNSGINYKGFEELCQNDQAIKEVQQSLSKAAKVGRLEKFEVPAKIVLLPEPWTPESGLVTAALKLKREQIKTKFKDDLDKLYH from the exons ATGGGAGAAGTTAGTGATGATAATTCCAACATGTCCTTTCTAAAAAGAATCGCTACAAGTGACGTACCACTGCTGAAAGAGTATGGTGTCAATGGAGTTGTCATCGCCCTGCTTCTGGCTGTAGTTACTCCTGTCTTGCTTTCCATGATGTTTGGTAAGAAGACAAAGCAAAGGGCGGTGCGAGCTGATGTGGGTGGAGAGGAGGGATTTGCCATGCGGAACAGTAGGTTTTCATCCTTAGTTGAAGTCCCTTGGGAGGGCGCCACCACAATGGCAGCTCTGTTTGAGATGGCCAGCAAAAAGTACTCTCGACGGAGGTGTCTTGGCATGAGGAAGCTAATTAAGAGGGAATTTGTGGAATCTTCTGATGGTAGGAAGTTTGAGAAACTGCACCTTGGTGAATATGAATGGGATACCTATGCTGAGGCATTTAACCGCGCATGTAATTTTGCTTCTGGGCTTATCAAGATGGGCCACAACCTAGATAGTCGTGCTGCTATATTCTCTGATACAAGAGCTGAGTGGATCATTGCTGCTCAG gGATGCTTCCGACAAAACTTAACTGTTGTAACAATATATGCATCTCTTGGTGAGGATGCATTGGTGCATTCATTAAACGAG ACACAGGTTTCAACTCTGATATGTGATTCGAATCAACTTAAGAAGATACCTGCAATCAGCTCTAAATTGCAGAGTCTTAAGCATATTATCTATATTGAGGATGAACCTGTTGAGGCTGAGACACTGAATCAAGTGAAGCATCTGACAACATTGTCTTTCACTGAAGTAGAGGAACTAGGCAAGACATCTCATGTTGATGCAAGGTTACCTTCAAGCTCTGATACTGCAGTTATCATGTATACAAGCGGAAGTACTGGCCTTCCCAAG GGTGTAATGATCACACATGGCAACATTGTGGCCACAACTGCAGCAGTCATGACAATAGTCCCAAACCTTGGCATGAATGATGTTTATCTGGCTTACCTTCCATTGGCTCATGTCTTTGAACTAGCAGCAGAG ACTGTCATGTTAGCTTCTGGTACTGCTATTGGATATGGTTCAGCATTGACTATGACTGATACATCAAACAAGATTAAGAAGGGGACAAAAGGAGATGTTTCTGTACTGAATCCTACTCTTATGATTTCAGTTCCTGCAATTTTGGATCGTATCAGAGATGCTGTGTTTAAGAAA GTTGGTGAGAAGGGTGGCCTGACAAAAAAGCTGTTTGATTTTGCATATAAGCGAAATCTTGCAGCAATTGAGGGGAGTTGGTTTGGATCTTGGGCACCGGAGAGGATGATATGGGATAACATTATTTATAAACCAATACGGGCAATGCTTGGAGGACGTGTAAGATTTGTTCTTTGTGGTGGTGCACCTCTATCAAGTGACACACAAAGATTTATGAATATATGTCTAGG TGTCCCAGTGGGTCAAGGCTATGGATTGACTGAAACTTGTGCTGGAGCAGCTTTCACTGAATGGGATGACACAAGTGTGGGTCGTGTTGGTCCACCGCTTCCTTGCTGCTATGTCAAG CTTGTTTCGTGGGAAGAAGGTGGTTATAGGATTTCTGATTCTCCGATGCCGAGAGGAGAGGTCGTGGTTGTTGGACACAGCATAACAAAAGGTTATTTCAACAATGAAGCAAAGACGAATGAAGTATACAAG GTTGATGAGAGGGGCATACGCTGGTTCTACACTGGTGATATTGGTCAGTTCCATCCTGATGGGTGCCTTGAGATTATTGACAGGAAAAAAGATATAGTAAAGCTTCAGCACGGAGAATATGTGTCTCTTGGCaag GTTGAATCGGCTCTGGCAACAAGCAATTATGTGGAGAACATCATGGTCTATGCTGATCCATTTCATAATTATTGTGTTGCCCTGGTTGTTCCAGCACACCAGGCCTTGGAGAAGTGGGCTCAAAATTCTGGGATAAACTATAAAGGCTTTGAAGAGCTTTGCCAAAATGATCAAGCAATTAAGGAGGTTCAGCAATCACTATCAAAG GCCGCGAAAGTAGGAAGGCTCGAGAAATTCGAGGTTCCAGCAAAGATCGTGCTGTTGCCTGAACCGTGGACGCCGGAGTCCGGGCTGGTGACGGCGGCGCTTAAACTGAAGAGGGAGCAGATAAAGACCAAATTCAAAGACGATTTGGACAAGCTCTATCACTGA